The following proteins are encoded in a genomic region of Stigmatopora nigra isolate UIUO_SnigA chromosome 3, RoL_Snig_1.1, whole genome shotgun sequence:
- the cplx3b gene encoding complexin-3b, with product MAFMVKHVVGGQLKNLTGGLTEEKPEGEKTDAAAQGMTQEEFEQYQQQLEEEKQEREANFAQKKAERATVRSHFRDKYRLPKNELDETQIQQAGDDVNLPTELAKMIAEDGQEEAHKQSVLGQLSNLQNVDMDQLKDKAQATLEDLKKQTENCSLM from the exons ATGGCTTTCATGGTGAAGCACGTGGTGGGAGGCCAGCTGAAGAACTTGACGGGCGGCTTGACGGAAGAGAAACCCGAAGGCGAGAAGACGGACGCGGCGGCACAGGGGATGACCCAAGAGGAATTTGAACAGTACCAGCAACAGTTGGAAGAAGAGAA ACAAGAACGAGAGGCGAATTTTGCCCAGAAAAAAGCAGAGCGAGCCACGGTGAGGAGTCATTTTCGGGACAAGTACCGACTACCTaag AACGAGTTGGATGAGACCCAAATCCAGCAGGCGGGCGACGACGTAAACCTCCCCACGGAGCTGGCAAAGATGATCGCCGAGGACGGCCAGGAGGAGGCGCACAAGCAGTCGGTGCTGGGCCAGCTGTCCAACCTTCAGAACGTGGACATGGACCAGCTGAAAGACAAAGCCCAAGCTACACTTGAAGACCTCAAGAAGCAAACGGAAAACTGTAGTCTCATGTGA